DNA from Gemmatimonas sp.:
AGTTCGTCGGCGTCGATGATCGTGGCGCCGTGCGCGGCGAGCAGGGTGGCCACGGTGGACTTGCCGGAGGCGATGTTGCCGGTGAGGGCGACGTGGAGCATGGGGGAAACGTAGGGGCAGATCGCGTGGGCGACCACCGGCAGACGGCAGACGGCAGGAACGACAGTGGGCAGACGGCAGGGATGCGGAAGAACGAAACGGGCGCCACTGCTTCGCAGGGCGCCCGATTTCCTTCGCGGTTGGGACATCGGCGGCGGCGCATCGCGCACGCCGCCGTGTTGTTCTTCCGCATCACTCCTGTCTGCGTGCTGTGGTTCCTGCCGACTGCGGTCTGCTGTTCAGCACCGTTTGCCGACCACCGGAACCCCTCCGCCGTTCACGCTGCCGCCGAGTCCTGCAGGTCATCCTCATGATCCGCGATCTGCCGCCGCTTCTCGCGGTTCACCAGCAGCTCCTGCATGACCCAGCTCGCTCCGCCTCGGAGGCGGATCTGGTGTGGCGTGCAGCCGAGATAGCGCTGGCAGGTGTTGCGGAACGCCGAACCGGAGGGGAAGTCGAGCGCACTGGCCACGCCGTCGGCGCTGCGCGAACCATCCTCGAGCATGCTGGCCGCCACGATGAGCCGACCCCAGGTCAGCAGCTGGTGTGGCGGCGGCAGTTGCGCGCCCTCGAGGCGCTTGGAGAGCAGCCGGCGGGAGACGGCGATGAGCCGAGCCAAGCTGTCGGGGGTGAGCCGCTCGTGGGCACGCGTCACCGACAGCATCACGGCGTCGCGCACCACGCTGCGGAGGCCGGTGAGGTGCGGCTTGAGCAGACTCGACACGCTGCGCGCCTCGGCCTGGTCGAGCAGCGCAGCCAGCAGTTGCGGCGTGTCGGTTTCTTCTGCCACGACGAGCACATCGATGCCGCAGCGTCCGGCGTCGAACATGTCCTTCGCCCGCTCCCGTGTCAGGTCCACGTACGCCACGAGTGCCGCGCGCGGCACGCGAATGCGCAATTGACGCACACGTTCGAAGTCGGCGCGACCGTCGACGTACAGGTCGAAAACGACCACATTGATGGGCCCTCGCTCACAGGCACGCGTGAGGGAGGTCCAGTCTTCGCATGGCACGAACCGATACCGGTCGCGCGCGGCGCTGCGCAGCCGTGCGAGCCGGGGTTCGTGTGCGAGCAGCGTCGCGATTACACCCATGCGACGATCCGTCCGGGGAAAGTGAGGAGAAATGCCATCGGGTTCGGCAGAATGACGCCCACCCCGCGTCACGCGTCACACCGCTCCCGGTCGGGGCCGCCGCCGACCGTCCAGGCGTGCCCTCCCTTGCCCCCTCCGGATCGCCAGGGTACCGGCGGCGCGGGCCCCTACAGCAGGGACTGCTGCGCCTCGTCGCGCCGCGGTACCTGATGGCACGCCCGGCAGCGGGCCTCGTAGGAATCCGAGGCACCCACCATGATGGTCGGCGAATCGTACGGCGCCGGTTTTCCGGCCAGCAGTCGTTGGGTGCGGCTGGCCGGCGACCCGCACAGCACGCAGATGGCATGCAGCTTGTCCACCACTTCGGACATGGCCATGAGCTGGGGCATGGGGCCGAACGGTTCACCGCGAAAGTCGGTATCGATGCCCGCCATGATGACCCGGCGTCCGCGATCTGCCAGCCCCGACACCACGTTCACGATGCCCGCGTCGAGGAATTGCACCTCGTCGATCGCGATCACCTGCGCCATGGGATCGAGACGGAGCAGGATCTGCGACGAGGAATCGACCGGCGTGGCATCGAAGGTGCGCCGGTCGTGACTCGATACGGCCCACAGCCCGGCGTAGCGGTCGTCCAGGTGCGACTTGAACACCTGGACGCGCTTGCGGGCAATCGTGGCGCGCCGGACCCGACGCAGCAGCTCTTCGGTCTTGCCGCTGAACATCGAGCCGGCGATGACCTCCATCCATCCACCGGATGCCTGAAAGCCGCCACTCACGCGTTACGCCTCGTCGCCCCGATCGGTCGACGGCCGTGCCGGCCGTTCGCGCTTCGCGTGCTTCATGCGCTCGGCACGTTCCGTCCACTCACTGCGGCCCTCGGTGCGCTCTCCCACGGGGCGATCCCCCCAGCTGCGTCGCTCATCGGCGGCGCGGGGCGGACGACCACCACCGAAACCACCGCCGAAGCCACCGCCGGCGCCGCCGCGCGGGCCACGGTCGGCCCCGCGTTCGCCGCCAAACTCGCGACGCGGACCACGCTCACCACGATCGCCGCCGCGTGCGGGGCGCTCGCCGCCGAAGTCGCGGCGCGGGCCGCGATCACCGCCGCCGTCGCGACGCGGACCACGCTCACCGCCGAAGTCACGGCGCGGCCCACGCTCGCCACCGAAGTCACGGCGCGGCCCACGCTCGCCACCGAAGTCGCGGCGCGGCGCGCCACGGTCACCACCGAAGTCCCGTCGCGGGCCGCGGTCGCCGAAGCCACCGCGCTCGGGACGCTCACCCCCGCTGCGCTCATCGATGCGCGCACTCAGGCGACGGCCACGCAGCGTGGCGCTCCCCAGCGCGGCCACGACCTTCGCGGCGTCCGGGGCGTCGAGCTCCACGGTGGCGTGCGACTCGAACAGGTCGACCTGGCCGATCTTCTCCCCCGGTACCCCCGCCTCGTTCGCGATGGCGCCCACGATGTCGCCCACCCGCACGTTGTCGCGCTTGCCCGCGGCAAGGAACACCCGCTGGCGTCCAGCCGGCGCCGCCGGCGCATCGCCGGCACGCGCGCTCTCTCGGGGCGTCTCACGCATCGTCGACTTGGCGCCGGCGGCGGCCGCCTTGGCGCGCACGGTGATGGCCTCACGTCGCGCACTCTCGTAGAGGCGCAGCGCCGCGCAGGCAATCTCGAGGGCGTCGTGCGACTCGAGCAGCGGGGCGAGCAGTGCGAGTTCGCTCGCGGCCGCATGGCCGTTGCCCAACGTGGTGCGCAGGGCGTTGCGCAGCTGCTGGACACGGTCCTCGGCAGCGGCCTTGCGGGGCGCCGGCGTCCACGCTTCCGCGAGACTCTGTGTCATGCGCCGGAACGCCGGCAGTTCATCGGGCAGCAGCAGGGCCACGGCATCGACCGGCCGCATGGCCAGCGACTCGACCAGCGCCTCGAAGGTGGCCGGTTCCTCCCACAGCACCGCCATCGCCACGTGCTGCGCTGTGGGCTGCCGGGTGACCTGCACCGAGAGGCCGTCGACGACAAGACCGAGGCGCGCCAGCGCCGCGGTGGCGTCGGCAACACCGGCGTCGGTGGCGGCGATGATGACGAGCGATGGCGGGTCCGTTTCGTCGAGCACCAAACGCAGGGCGTCGACCCGCCCGGAGGGTGCCGTGAGAATGAACCGCGGGGTGACCGCGAGCGGCGTGTCGCCAACGAGGAGCGGCGTCATGCGGCGCGCGCGTCGCAGCTGCGCCTCGAGGAAGGCGTCGCTGGCTTCGGTTTCGCGTTCGAGCGTGGCCACGCGGCTCACGTTTTCCGGCGTGTCCCCCAGCAGGGCCTGCAACGTGTCGGCACCGTTGGCCGCCAGCATTTCGTCGAGGCCCACTATGACGACCGTCTGCAGCTGGTCCACACCCAGCGCCGCGTCGCGGCGCAGCGTGAGCAGATCGGCGGGGGTGCCGGTGACCACGCCCACGGGGGCGAGCCCAAGCACACGGCGGGCGCGGACGGCCCCGGTGACCGGGACCACGCGTACTGCGGGATCGGCCAGCAGACGGCGTGCCTGATCGGCGGCCGCCATGGCCTGTTCGATGGTGGGGGTGATGACGAGGCACACCGGGGCACCGGCGGCGCCGCCCTGCCGGCTGCGCTCCACACCGGGGCGCATGGCCGCGGTCATCGTCCGCAAATCAGCGGGGCCCTCAAGCACGATGTGCTGGCTCCGCGTCGCCCCTGGCGACGAGTCTTCCCGTTCCTGCTCGCTCACACCCACCCCATCAGTTGTTAGTCAGCCCGGCAGCCCAACTGCCGGTGTCGTGCGCCCGGTTGGCGCATTGGTCCCACGTGGCGCGTGCTCCCGGAGCGCGCTTAATTGCCTCGAGACGCTCGAGTCCGAACCTCGAAAGATAGTCGGTTTCCGCCCCAATTCCACTCCGGATCCGTCCGACATGCCGCTGTCCTTTCAGCCGTCCCCGAACATCGCCCGACTGAAGGAGTCCGCCACCCTCGCCGTTGCCGCCAAGGCGCGCGCCCTCAAGGCGCAGGGCATTCCCGTCATCGATCTCGGAGCGGGGGAGCCGGACTTCGACACGCCGGCGTTCATTCGGCAGGCGGCCACGCGCGCGATCGAGGCGGGGGCCACGCGGTACACCAACACCGAAGGGATCCTACCGCTCCGCGAAGCCATTGCGGCCGACGCCAATCGCATCCAGGTGCAGCAGCAGCCGGTGACGCCCGGCGAGGTCGTCGTCTCCAACGGCTCCAAGCAGTCGCTCTACAACGCCGTGATGTGCTGCTTCGGCCCCGGTGACGAAGTCCTCATCCCCATTCCGTCGTGGACGAGCTACTTCGAAATGGTCGAACTGGCGCGTGCCGTGTCCGTTCCCGTGCTCGGCGATCCGGCCAACTCGCTCAAGGTGACGGCCGCGATGCTCGATGCGGCAGCCACCCCGCGCACGAAGGGGGTGATGCTCAATTCGCCCACCAATCCCACGGGGGCCGTGTACTCGCGCGACGAACTGGCCGACATCCTTACGTTGGCGCGCGATCGTGGGTGGTGGGTCATTGCCGACGAGATCTACCGGCGCATTGCGTACGAAGGGGACGCCGTCTCGGCACTGGAGATCGCGCCGGCGCGCGACAACCTCATCATCGTGAATGGCGTGGCCAAAGCCTACGCCATGACCGGCTGGCGCATTGGCTGGACCATTGCCCCCGCACCGCTCTCCAAGGCCATGAGTGCCTTTCAGGGGCACACCACCTCCAACGCCGCCGCCGTGTCGCAGCACGCCGCGCTGGCGGCGCTCGCCGAGCGGGAACAGGCCGATGCCGCAGTGCACGAGATGGTGCGCGCCTTCCGCCAGCGCCGCGACGCCGTGCTGCGCGCCTTGGGGGCATTCCCGGGAGTGCAGTACGTGCATCCCGCCGGAGCATTCTACCTGTACCTGAACGTCGACGGATTTCGCGGCGCCGCCGATCCGGGCGCCGCCTTTGCCGCCGCCGTGCTCGAGGAGCAGCAGGTGGCGATCGTGCCCGGCAGCGCGTTCGGGACCCCCAATTGGATTCGCGCCAGCTACGCCACGACCGAGGCCGTGGCGGTCGAAGGGGTGACGCGAATCGCCACCTGCCTCACTACCTGACACCTGGTGCCATGTCGATGATTACCACGATCGTACTCGTGCAGGCTGATCCGCGCAGCATCCCCGCCTGTGCCGTGGCGCTCACGGCCATCGACGGGGTGGCGGAGGTCTACTCGGTCTCGGGAGCCTGGGATCTCGTGGCCATCGTCCGCGTGCCCGACCTCGAGCAGATCGCGACGGTGGTCACACAGGAATTCGCCAAGGTGCCGGGTATTCAGCGCACGCAAACACTCACGGCGTTCCGCCAGTACAGCAAGCGTGACCTCGAACAGGCGTGGGATATCGGCGTCGAGTAGCTGCCACCGACGCCCGCGCGCGTCAGCCCAGGCAGCGTGTCCGCAGGTACTCCCAGTCCGCGATCCAGGCATCGCCACTGAAGCGATAGCTGAATGTGGCCAGCTCGCCGCGTGCGACATTTTCGCCGAATCCGAAGAACAGCTCGGCGCGCCCATCGCCATCGGTGTCGAGTGCGCCGAGAAACCGGCGGCGCGGTGTGAGGCGTGCCGCCGACACGTCGGCCAGCGTGAGCGACGGCCGGTAGCCGTAGGCCCCCTTGTCGAGCACCAGCACCAGCTGCCGCGGGCGCTCCGCC
Protein-coding regions in this window:
- a CDS encoding thymidine kinase; its protein translation is MSGGFQASGGWMEVIAGSMFSGKTEELLRRVRRATIARKRVQVFKSHLDDRYAGLWAVSSHDRRTFDATPVDSSSQILLRLDPMAQVIAIDEVQFLDAGIVNVVSGLADRGRRVIMAGIDTDFRGEPFGPMPQLMAMSEVVDKLHAICVLCGSPASRTQRLLAGKPAPYDSPTIMVGASDSYEARCRACHQVPRRDEAQQSLL
- a CDS encoding pyridoxal phosphate-dependent aminotransferase, which produces MPLSFQPSPNIARLKESATLAVAAKARALKAQGIPVIDLGAGEPDFDTPAFIRQAATRAIEAGATRYTNTEGILPLREAIAADANRIQVQQQPVTPGEVVVSNGSKQSLYNAVMCCFGPGDEVLIPIPSWTSYFEMVELARAVSVPVLGDPANSLKVTAAMLDAAATPRTKGVMLNSPTNPTGAVYSRDELADILTLARDRGWWVIADEIYRRIAYEGDAVSALEIAPARDNLIIVNGVAKAYAMTGWRIGWTIAPAPLSKAMSAFQGHTTSNAAAVSQHAALAALAEREQADAAVHEMVRAFRQRRDAVLRALGAFPGVQYVHPAGAFYLYLNVDGFRGAADPGAAFAAAVLEEQQVAIVPGSAFGTPNWIRASYATTEAVAVEGVTRIATCLTT
- a CDS encoding DbpA RNA binding domain-containing protein, which codes for MTAAMRPGVERSRQGGAAGAPVCLVITPTIEQAMAAADQARRLLADPAVRVVPVTGAVRARRVLGLAPVGVVTGTPADLLTLRRDAALGVDQLQTVVIVGLDEMLAANGADTLQALLGDTPENVSRVATLERETEASDAFLEAQLRRARRMTPLLVGDTPLAVTPRFILTAPSGRVDALRLVLDETDPPSLVIIAATDAGVADATAALARLGLVVDGLSVQVTRQPTAQHVAMAVLWEEPATFEALVESLAMRPVDAVALLLPDELPAFRRMTQSLAEAWTPAPRKAAAEDRVQQLRNALRTTLGNGHAAASELALLAPLLESHDALEIACAALRLYESARREAITVRAKAAAAGAKSTMRETPRESARAGDAPAAPAGRQRVFLAAGKRDNVRVGDIVGAIANEAGVPGEKIGQVDLFESHATVELDAPDAAKVVAALGSATLRGRRLSARIDERSGGERPERGGFGDRGPRRDFGGDRGAPRRDFGGERGPRRDFGGERGPRRDFGGERGPRRDGGGDRGPRRDFGGERPARGGDRGERGPRREFGGERGADRGPRGGAGGGFGGGFGGGRPPRAADERRSWGDRPVGERTEGRSEWTERAERMKHAKRERPARPSTDRGDEA
- a CDS encoding Lrp/AsnC ligand binding domain-containing protein; protein product: MSMITTIVLVQADPRSIPACAVALTAIDGVAEVYSVSGAWDLVAIVRVPDLEQIATVVTQEFAKVPGIQRTQTLTAFRQYSKRDLEQAWDIGVE
- a CDS encoding helix-turn-helix domain-containing protein, yielding MGVIATLLAHEPRLARLRSAARDRYRFVPCEDWTSLTRACERGPINVVVFDLYVDGRADFERVRQLRIRVPRAALVAYVDLTRERAKDMFDAGRCGIDVLVVAEETDTPQLLAALLDQAEARSVSSLLKPHLTGLRSVVRDAVMLSVTRAHERLTPDSLARLIAVSRRLLSKRLEGAQLPPPHQLLTWGRLIVAASMLEDGSRSADGVASALDFPSGSAFRNTCQRYLGCTPHQIRLRGGASWVMQELLVNREKRRQIADHEDDLQDSAAA